A DNA window from Bradyrhizobium sp. CCBAU 53421 contains the following coding sequences:
- a CDS encoding CaiB/BaiF CoA-transferase family protein, whose protein sequence is MQKDGDRAPLAGVRVLDFSIMVAGPYCARLLADVGAEVIKIEPPEGDDMRLRTPLREGHSTYFGQLNAGKRSLALDLKNADAIKLVHRMVAEADVLVENFRPGVMDRLGLGYDALRQINPRLIYCSISGYGQTGPAAERAAYAMIVHAESGFDTSLARYAGDRERPAAGAIFVADILGGIFGYSAIQTAMVQRERTGKGQRVDVALMDCMLNLLVYELQEAQFPISAPRPTYGPVRTRDGDILIAPVTPRNFAALCEVTGQDELANDPRFATIPARGANWTAMMQVIEQWTERHTVAECIAALDRAGVPCAEYRTPGAALSDAHLRQRGVFGTVSDGAGEFVGVNAPWQMSGADTSIGREVPGIGAQRDDVLSRILGLSPEAIMAFAAAGTFGRTQV, encoded by the coding sequence GCCGACGTCGGCGCGGAAGTCATCAAGATCGAGCCGCCGGAAGGCGACGACATGCGGCTGCGGACGCCGCTGCGTGAGGGCCACAGCACCTATTTCGGCCAGCTCAATGCCGGCAAGCGCAGCCTGGCGCTGGACCTGAAGAACGCCGATGCCATCAAGCTCGTGCATCGCATGGTCGCTGAGGCGGACGTCCTCGTCGAGAATTTCCGCCCCGGTGTCATGGATCGCCTCGGCCTCGGCTACGATGCGCTCCGCCAGATCAACCCGCGTCTGATCTATTGCTCGATCTCGGGTTATGGCCAGACCGGCCCCGCCGCCGAGCGGGCGGCGTACGCCATGATCGTGCATGCCGAAAGCGGATTCGATACGTCGCTGGCGCGCTATGCCGGCGACCGGGAGCGTCCGGCGGCAGGAGCGATCTTTGTTGCCGACATTCTCGGCGGCATCTTCGGCTATTCCGCGATTCAGACCGCGATGGTCCAGCGCGAACGCACCGGCAAGGGACAGCGCGTCGATGTGGCGCTGATGGACTGCATGCTCAACCTGCTGGTCTATGAGCTCCAGGAAGCCCAGTTCCCGATCAGCGCGCCGCGTCCGACCTATGGGCCGGTGCGCACGCGCGATGGCGATATCCTGATCGCCCCGGTGACGCCGCGGAATTTTGCCGCGCTGTGCGAGGTGACCGGGCAGGACGAGCTGGCGAACGATCCGCGCTTTGCGACGATTCCGGCGCGCGGTGCCAACTGGACTGCCATGATGCAGGTGATCGAGCAATGGACCGAGCGTCACACCGTCGCAGAATGCATCGCGGCGCTGGATCGCGCCGGCGTTCCCTGTGCCGAGTACCGGACGCCGGGCGCGGCGCTGAGCGATGCCCATCTGCGTCAACGTGGTGTGTTCGGGACGGTCTCGGATGGTGCCGGCGAATTCGTCGGCGTCAATGCGCCATGGCAGATGTCCGGGGCCGATACGTCGATCGGACGTGAGGTTCCTGGGATCGGTGCGCAGCGCGACGATGTGCTGTCGCGGATCCTCGGATTGTCGCCGGAGGCGATCATGGCGTTCGCCGCTGCGGGCACGTTTGGCAGAACGCAGGTCTAG
- a CDS encoding MarR family winged helix-turn-helix transcriptional regulator → MKTSSATDIARDWQLEGGIGFLLRLLEARYDGLYQSMTRQSDITPRQFGVLMALYQLGPLTPSVLADRISCDRNTLSEMLKRMVARRLVSKKNNPDDRRSLQVQITATGEEALLAVIPAAAELQSIMLAPLRKEDRAHFLKCLLAIAKAPPPDAASDS, encoded by the coding sequence ATGAAAACGAGTTCGGCCACAGATATTGCGCGCGACTGGCAACTCGAAGGCGGGATCGGATTTCTGCTGCGCCTACTCGAGGCCCGCTACGACGGGCTCTACCAAAGCATGACGCGCCAGAGCGACATCACGCCGCGGCAGTTCGGCGTGCTGATGGCGCTGTATCAGTTGGGTCCTCTGACGCCGTCGGTGTTGGCGGACCGGATCAGCTGCGACCGCAACACGCTCAGCGAGATGCTGAAGCGGATGGTCGCACGCCGGCTGGTCTCGAAGAAGAACAATCCGGACGACCGCCGCTCGCTCCAGGTGCAGATCACCGCCACGGGCGAGGAAGCGCTCTTGGCCGTCATCCCGGCGGCCGCCGAGCTGCAGAGCATCATGCTGGCTCCGCTACGCAAGGAAGATCGCGCGCATTTCCTGAAATGCCTGCTCGCGATCGCGAAGGCGCCTCCGCCAGACGCCGCGTCCGATAGCTGA